A window from Rhizosphaericola mali encodes these proteins:
- a CDS encoding EthD domain-containing protein, whose amino-acid sequence MIKMTMMLKRNPKISHEEFVKHHIEKHGPLFKQIPEAKEHVIRYIQTHPIAQTSSVVKVNDFDGTAELWFDSLEGLETVLTSSFYKENVFPDELTFLDHANTLVTLGYQDDIISSIHEN is encoded by the coding sequence ATGATTAAGATGACAATGATGTTAAAGCGCAATCCGAAAATTTCACATGAAGAATTTGTAAAACATCATATTGAAAAACACGGTCCATTATTCAAACAAATACCCGAAGCGAAAGAACATGTGATCCGTTACATACAGACGCATCCCATTGCGCAAACTTCTTCTGTTGTGAAAGTCAATGATTTTGATGGTACGGCAGAGTTGTGGTTTGATTCTTTGGAAGGATTGGAAACCGTATTGACTTCTTCTTTTTATAAAGAAAATGTATTTCCGGATGAATTGACATTTTTGGATCATGCCAATACATTGGTGACGCTAGGTTATCAAGACGATATCATCAGTTCCATTCACGAAAATTAA
- a CDS encoding mannitol dehydrogenase family protein — MISIQKSLELQHPDIQLPDYDPTEIKAGIAHIGVGNFHRAHQAYYTHQFLNNSNEKNWGIIGISITNSGPAMAEKFEKQDHLYTLTEFAPDGAKDISVVGAIVDYFPAKNQEKEALQILADEDIKIVSLTITEGGYYVDDNGNFDIEHENIQYDLQHPEAPQTAFGYIVYALALRKQNQIPAFTVLSCDNVQHNGDVTKKAVLSFAQAVDKELAKWIEENASFPNSMVDRITPSIDKEDKAQLNDASGIEDAIPVYAEKFTQWVIEDYFSMGRPDWEIAGATFVEDVTPYETLKLRFLNASHSMLAYPAVLMGYTHVDKAMEDPYLKKYLIDFMNKDISPIVEVPENVQLKSYKQSLIERFSNPAVSDQLARLCYHGGAKIPGFILPSLKEILSRGSDTKRISFLLAAYGHYLKEKEDNLGNEIVPETPKLNEADWQLIHQENDAAFLQISPFKDFELTENDAFVQEYLAFRKQLRLSYVKNILESLIV, encoded by the coding sequence ATGATTTCCATACAAAAATCGCTCGAGTTGCAACATCCAGACATTCAATTGCCAGACTACGATCCTACTGAAATTAAGGCAGGTATCGCACATATCGGCGTTGGTAATTTTCACAGGGCACACCAAGCGTATTATACACATCAATTTCTCAATAATAGCAATGAAAAAAATTGGGGAATTATCGGAATAAGCATCACCAATTCTGGTCCTGCAATGGCAGAGAAATTTGAAAAACAGGATCATCTATATACATTGACAGAATTTGCACCAGACGGAGCGAAAGATATTTCGGTTGTAGGTGCCATTGTGGATTATTTTCCAGCCAAAAATCAAGAAAAAGAAGCTTTACAAATATTGGCCGATGAAGACATTAAGATTGTGTCGTTAACGATCACGGAAGGCGGCTATTATGTGGATGACAATGGCAATTTTGATATTGAACATGAAAATATCCAATATGATTTGCAGCATCCAGAAGCGCCACAAACGGCATTTGGATATATTGTTTATGCATTGGCTTTACGCAAACAAAATCAAATCCCAGCCTTTACTGTATTGTCCTGTGACAATGTCCAGCACAATGGTGATGTTACCAAAAAAGCAGTGCTTTCTTTTGCGCAAGCAGTAGATAAGGAATTAGCTAAATGGATTGAAGAAAATGCAAGTTTTCCCAATTCTATGGTGGATAGAATTACGCCATCGATCGACAAAGAAGACAAGGCGCAATTGAATGATGCGAGTGGTATCGAAGATGCCATACCTGTATATGCGGAAAAATTTACACAGTGGGTCATAGAAGATTATTTCAGCATGGGAAGACCTGACTGGGAAATAGCTGGAGCTACTTTTGTAGAGGATGTAACACCATACGAAACCTTGAAATTACGTTTTCTAAATGCTTCGCATAGTATGTTAGCTTATCCGGCGGTATTGATGGGTTATACGCATGTAGACAAAGCGATGGAAGATCCTTATTTGAAAAAATATTTGATCGACTTTATGAATAAAGACATTAGTCCGATCGTAGAAGTCCCAGAAAACGTACAATTAAAATCTTACAAACAAAGCTTAATCGAGCGTTTTTCCAATCCTGCGGTGAGCGATCAGTTGGCAAGACTTTGTTATCATGGTGGCGCAAAAATTCCAGGATTCATACTTCCTTCTTTAAAAGAAATATTATCAAGAGGTAGCGATACCAAAAGAATTTCTTTTTTACTAGCGGCTTATGGACATTATTTGAAAGAAAAAGAAGACAATTTGGGTAATGAAATTGTACCTGAAACGCCCAAATTAAATGAAGCGGATTGGCAATTAATCCACCAAGAAAATGATGCAGCTTTTTTACAAATAAGCCCATTCAAGGATTTTGAATTAACCGAAAATGATGCTTTTGTTCAAGAATATTTGGCGTTTAGAAAACAATTAAGACTTTCTTATGTTAAAAACATATTAGAAAGTTTAATCGTTTAA
- a CDS encoding SemiSWEET family sugar transporter, with protein MDFISILGIVSTLCTTGAYLPQTLKIIKTNHTKSLSALTYTMISIGSALWVYYAVLRHDIPVIIANGVQGSLSLIILLMKLRNMGKHKETTKATT; from the coding sequence ATGGATTTTATCTCAATATTAGGCATAGTATCCACACTATGTACGACTGGCGCATACTTGCCCCAAACATTAAAAATTATCAAAACAAACCATACCAAAAGTTTATCCGCATTGACTTACACGATGATCTCAATAGGTAGTGCACTTTGGGTATATTACGCAGTATTACGCCACGACATCCCTGTAATCATTGCCAACGGAGTACAAGGTTCACTCAGCTTGATTATACTCCTAATGAAATTGAGAAACATGGGTAAACATAAAGAAACAACAAAAGCAACTACATAA
- a CDS encoding M3 family metallopeptidase: protein MANILLEKWNTPFGSIPFEEIKNEDYKPAFLQGIEDGKKEIDAIAQNEATPTFENTIEALDASGQVLDKVAEIFFNLNSAETNDFFEELAQEVSPLLAEYSNDITLNEALFARIKYVKEHTPIESLTEEQARLLDKTFKSFSRNGALLSDTDKETLREIDKELSGLTVKFSQNVLQETNAYTLHLTEEKDLEGLPESIVEMAKEEATKRNLEGWVFTLQFPSMVPFMKYAKNRDLREKMSIAIGQRAYKDNEQNNSAIIHKLVSLRAKRAKLLGFDSHAAFVLEERMAQNPKTVLSFLDDLLFKAKPFAVKEIEVLKDLAAQDGIEDMKSFDHSYYAEKLREAKYEFSEEELKPYFSLEKVLEAAFTAAERLYGLKYTERKDIQKYHPEVTVYEVTENGQYKGLFYTDFFPRDGKRPGAWETSYQAQYKNKEVNQRPHVSIVCNFSRPSKDKPSLLTFGEVTTLFHEFGHSLHAMLADTTYRSLSGTSVYWDFVELPSQFMENYCYDKDFLQSFAKHYKTGETLPAEKIDKIVASANFMEGYQTIRQLSFGILDMAFHTGKLSENATMEDFEDEILSDTKLYPTTAGLAMSPSFSHIFAGGYSAGYYSYKWSEVLDADAFEFFKENGIFNPEIAAKFKTLLSSGGTKDPMELYKNFRGREPKVEALLKRAGLAEA from the coding sequence ATGGCCAATATTTTATTAGAAAAATGGAACACGCCATTTGGCAGTATTCCATTTGAGGAAATTAAGAATGAAGATTACAAACCTGCATTTTTGCAAGGTATTGAAGACGGGAAAAAGGAAATCGATGCTATCGCACAAAATGAAGCGACGCCGACATTTGAAAATACGATAGAAGCATTAGATGCCTCTGGTCAAGTTTTGGACAAAGTAGCGGAGATATTTTTCAATTTAAACTCTGCTGAAACCAATGATTTTTTTGAGGAATTGGCGCAAGAAGTTTCTCCACTATTGGCAGAATATAGTAATGATATCACACTCAATGAGGCCTTATTTGCTCGTATCAAGTATGTAAAAGAGCATACACCGATTGAATCATTGACGGAAGAGCAAGCACGTCTTTTGGATAAAACATTTAAAAGTTTTTCTAGAAATGGAGCACTTCTTTCTGATACGGATAAAGAAACTTTGCGTGAAATTGATAAGGAATTATCTGGCTTGACTGTGAAATTTAGTCAAAATGTATTGCAAGAAACCAATGCCTACACTTTGCACTTAACGGAGGAAAAAGATTTGGAAGGTTTGCCAGAATCCATCGTCGAAATGGCAAAAGAGGAAGCGACAAAACGCAATTTGGAAGGTTGGGTGTTTACACTACAATTCCCAAGTATGGTACCTTTTATGAAATATGCGAAGAATAGAGATTTGCGTGAAAAAATGTCTATCGCCATCGGTCAACGCGCTTATAAAGACAATGAGCAAAATAACTCTGCCATCATCCACAAACTCGTTTCTCTTCGTGCAAAACGTGCCAAACTATTGGGCTTTGATTCTCATGCAGCATTTGTACTAGAAGAAAGAATGGCCCAAAATCCGAAAACGGTTTTAAGCTTTTTGGATGATCTTTTATTTAAGGCAAAACCATTTGCGGTAAAAGAAATTGAGGTTTTAAAAGATCTAGCCGCACAGGACGGGATTGAGGATATGAAAAGCTTTGATCATAGTTACTATGCAGAAAAACTACGAGAAGCTAAATACGAATTTTCAGAAGAAGAATTAAAACCTTATTTCTCCTTAGAAAAAGTATTAGAAGCTGCTTTCACAGCCGCAGAGAGACTCTACGGACTAAAATATACCGAAAGAAAAGATATCCAAAAATATCATCCTGAAGTGACCGTATATGAGGTAACAGAAAATGGTCAATACAAAGGACTATTCTACACGGACTTTTTCCCTAGAGACGGAAAACGCCCTGGAGCATGGGAAACTTCTTATCAAGCGCAATACAAAAACAAAGAAGTCAATCAAAGACCACATGTTTCTATAGTTTGTAATTTCTCACGTCCTTCCAAAGACAAACCTTCTTTATTAACATTTGGGGAAGTAACTACGTTATTTCACGAGTTTGGACACTCACTACATGCGATGTTGGCAGATACGACGTATAGAAGTTTGTCTGGCACGAGTGTTTATTGGGATTTTGTAGAGTTGCCATCACAGTTTATGGAAAACTATTGCTATGATAAAGATTTCTTACAATCTTTTGCAAAGCATTATAAAACTGGCGAAACTTTACCTGCGGAAAAAATAGATAAAATCGTAGCATCTGCTAATTTCATGGAAGGTTACCAAACTATAAGACAATTAAGTTTCGGCATTTTAGATATGGCATTCCACACGGGAAAATTATCCGAAAATGCAACTATGGAAGACTTTGAAGATGAGATACTTTCTGACACTAAATTATATCCTACTACAGCAGGATTAGCAATGAGTCCATCCTTCTCACACATATTTGCAGGCGGTTATTCTGCCGGATATTATTCCTATAAATGGTCGGAAGTTTTGGATGCGGATGCATTTGAATTCTTTAAAGAAAATGGCATTTTCAATCCAGAAATCGCTGCAAAATTCAAGACACTTTTAAGTTCGGGTGGAACAAAAGATCCAATGGAACTATACAAAAATTTCAGAGGGCGAGAACCCAAAGTAGAGGCGCTATTGAAACGTGCAGGATTGGCGGAAGCGTAA
- a CDS encoding class I SAM-dependent methyltransferase: protein MSNINSTKRFSERVDDYVKYRPHYPSAIVNLLENDFGLTSTDTIVDIGSGTGISSQIFLEKGYSVLGVEPNDEMRKAGSEYLKNYPKFTANSGTAEASLLENKSVDFIIAAQAFHWFDTISVRKEFERILKPNGHVVLIWNERLISNPFEIEYDQLIIKHAIHYVKVDHRNIDLESIRKFFFPNPVEFTTFTNFQDFDFEGLKGRLLSSSYMPQKNNNGYDDMIQDLRSLFDKYQLENTIRINYDTKVYVGNFS from the coding sequence ATGAGTAATATAAATAGTACAAAACGATTTAGTGAAAGAGTGGATGATTATGTAAAATACCGTCCTCATTATCCTTCAGCAATTGTAAATTTACTGGAAAACGATTTCGGATTAACTTCTACAGATACGATTGTCGATATCGGCTCTGGCACTGGTATATCAAGCCAAATTTTCTTAGAAAAGGGATATTCAGTTTTAGGAGTAGAACCCAATGATGAGATGCGGAAAGCAGGGAGTGAATATTTGAAAAATTATCCAAAGTTTACGGCAAATTCGGGAACTGCTGAAGCTAGTTTATTAGAGAATAAAAGTGTCGATTTTATTATTGCCGCACAAGCATTTCATTGGTTCGACACTATTTCTGTAAGGAAAGAATTTGAAAGAATATTAAAACCTAATGGACATGTTGTATTAATTTGGAATGAACGTTTAATTTCTAATCCTTTTGAAATAGAGTACGATCAATTAATTATCAAGCATGCTATTCATTACGTAAAAGTGGATCACCGTAACATAGATCTTGAAAGTATTCGAAAATTCTTCTTTCCCAATCCAGTAGAATTTACAACATTTACGAATTTTCAAGATTTTGATTTTGAAGGATTGAAGGGCCGCTTGCTATCGTCTTCTTACATGCCCCAAAAAAATAATAATGGATATGATGATATGATACAAGATTTACGTTCCTTATTCGACAAGTACCAACTAGAAAATACTATCCGAATAAACTATGATACAAAAGTATATGTAGGTAATTTTTCATAA
- a CDS encoding serine hydrolase domain-containing protein, whose translation MIFVIRNTLYGQTTYQQFDQYFSTSNHIKQFNGNALVAENKKVVYIKSIGFADFDTKKRLTENSQFPIASITKIFTSTAILQLKQKGRLRLDDPVKTYLPDFPYTEITIRQLLSNTSGLAQYYNLFDTIMFQFPEKIITNRDIIPTFIQYKTPLQFTPGEKWDYNNVNFCIAALIIEKITELSYQDYIKQNIFEPSNMKNSVVPINRKILQKNQVELYSFPNRYSTTLKNVKTIPENFRIDGRSNFYGNGGIVSTSEDLYKFVQALFSGKLIDKEELNEAFTPAKLNNGNLAGYKLENTKINYGLGWEMYDDEKDGKIVFHDGSITGLTSILAFNITKKQTLILLENTGNTSMYTVSNTVFNILNGISFTPPAENFVRQYGNAIAQGQFERAEYLVSSYQKTPKNYSITESEMNKLGYQLLRHNKKDAAISVFRTTTKIFPESWNAFDSYAEALLANGQKTKAIKMYQKSLELNPNNENGKQILLKINSK comes from the coding sequence TTGATCTTCGTCATAAGGAACACATTATATGGGCAAACTACATATCAACAATTCGATCAATATTTTTCAACCTCGAATCACATAAAACAATTCAATGGAAATGCTTTAGTTGCAGAGAATAAAAAAGTAGTATACATAAAATCTATAGGATTCGCGGATTTCGATACAAAGAAAAGACTTACCGAAAATTCGCAATTTCCAATTGCTTCTATTACTAAAATTTTTACATCCACTGCAATTTTGCAATTGAAACAAAAAGGACGTCTAAGATTAGATGATCCAGTAAAAACATATCTACCGGATTTCCCTTATACAGAAATTACAATTCGCCAATTGTTAAGTAACACTTCTGGATTGGCTCAATATTATAATTTATTTGATACCATAATGTTTCAATTTCCCGAAAAGATAATTACTAACCGTGACATTATTCCAACTTTCATTCAATATAAAACACCTCTACAATTTACTCCAGGCGAAAAATGGGACTACAATAATGTTAATTTCTGTATTGCGGCTTTGATAATTGAAAAAATAACTGAGCTTTCTTACCAAGACTATATCAAGCAAAATATTTTTGAGCCTTCAAACATGAAAAACTCTGTTGTACCAATAAATAGGAAAATATTACAAAAAAATCAGGTAGAACTATATAGTTTTCCAAATCGTTATTCTACTACACTTAAAAACGTGAAAACAATTCCCGAAAATTTTAGAATTGACGGAAGAAGCAACTTTTACGGAAATGGCGGGATTGTAAGTACTTCAGAAGATTTATATAAGTTTGTACAAGCTTTGTTCAGTGGCAAACTTATCGACAAAGAAGAACTAAATGAAGCATTTACCCCTGCAAAACTAAACAACGGAAATCTTGCAGGCTATAAATTGGAAAACACAAAAATTAATTACGGCCTCGGTTGGGAAATGTACGACGATGAAAAAGATGGAAAAATAGTGTTCCACGATGGTTCAATTACAGGATTAACAAGTATCCTTGCCTTTAATATTACTAAAAAGCAAACACTCATTTTATTAGAGAATACTGGAAATACTTCAATGTATACTGTTTCAAATACGGTATTCAATATCCTTAATGGGATATCTTTTACACCTCCAGCAGAAAATTTTGTAAGACAATATGGAAATGCTATAGCTCAAGGCCAATTTGAGCGAGCAGAATATTTAGTTTCTTCATATCAGAAAACTCCTAAAAATTATTCTATAACCGAAAGCGAAATGAACAAACTCGGTTATCAACTACTACGACACAATAAGAAAGACGCGGCTATTTCAGTATTTAGAACAACTACTAAAATTTTCCCTGAAAGTTGGAATGCATTTGATAGTTATGCTGAAGCGCTTCTTGCCAATGGTCAAAAAACAAAGGCCATAAAAATGTATCAAAAATCACTAGAATTAAATCCCAACAACGAAAATGGAAAACAAATTTTGTTAAAAATAAATAGCAAGTAA
- a CDS encoding beta-N-acetylhexosaminidase, with protein sequence MKTFFYCFVLIWIFISQNLSAQTNSKPFVIPSLQQWEGQQGLLSLKNICVIVIDGKNVDVTEAAKILNNDFNEIGIKNTISQKIPKNATVISLKTSQDKELGKEGYTLDIDKIITIEAPHYKGLIWGTRTLLQLIEQAKKKNTGLAKGKIIDFPKYPSRGFILDDGRKFFSLEFLKRYVKMLSYYKISEFQIHLNDNGFQKFFNNNWDSTYAGFALESSTYPKLNKNGEFYTKKDFIALQKLALQYGVTIIPEIDVPAHSLAITQVFPQIASKKYGADHLDLANPATEKIVDNIFKEYISGANPVFVGPYVHIGTDEYAKAESERFRAFTDHLIHFVQGYGKQVRAWGALTHATGTTPVISKDVTLNIWYNGYADPIEMKRLGYKLISTPDGFVYIVPAAGYYYDYLDLPYLYKSWTPLNVGNVKFEQGDTSLVGGSFAVWNDIVGNGITAMDVHNRVFPALQVLAEKMWSNVTDTNNYNQFAKDAFGLSDGKRLPLYSYPLPLGADSIQLRRQIWNPTTKGVVIDRKRREVNTSIEHLGFQYCVAFDIKAGNVKVNTPLFSDDTWRTELYLLPNRKIAFKRENYIDTFDYNLPEEKNIRLTFSGTNNKVTLKADGELVSTLHGYSIPKNAKDTMFYVQTLSFPLKKIGDKKTPLNGSISNLSITVFRNPKEE encoded by the coding sequence ATGAAAACATTTTTTTACTGCTTTGTACTAATTTGGATATTTATTTCCCAAAATCTATCTGCACAAACCAATTCAAAACCGTTTGTGATTCCTTCATTACAACAATGGGAAGGTCAGCAAGGGCTTCTTTCCTTGAAAAACATTTGCGTTATTGTAATTGATGGTAAAAACGTAGATGTTACAGAAGCCGCTAAAATTTTGAATAATGATTTTAATGAAATAGGCATTAAAAATACCATTAGTCAAAAAATACCAAAAAATGCTACTGTAATCTCTTTGAAAACATCGCAAGATAAAGAGTTGGGAAAAGAAGGTTACACATTGGATATTGATAAAATTATAACCATTGAAGCTCCGCACTACAAAGGCTTGATCTGGGGCACAAGGACACTTTTACAATTGATAGAACAAGCAAAAAAGAAAAATACAGGTTTGGCTAAAGGAAAGATTATTGATTTTCCTAAATATCCATCACGAGGATTTATATTAGATGATGGACGTAAGTTTTTCTCTTTAGAATTTTTGAAACGTTATGTAAAAATGTTGTCTTATTATAAAATAAGCGAGTTTCAAATTCATTTAAATGACAATGGCTTTCAGAAATTTTTCAACAATAATTGGGATAGTACTTATGCTGGATTTGCATTAGAATCTTCCACTTATCCCAAACTCAATAAAAATGGAGAGTTTTATACGAAAAAAGATTTTATCGCTTTGCAAAAATTAGCCTTGCAATATGGCGTAACGATTATCCCAGAAATTGATGTGCCAGCACATTCCTTAGCCATTACACAAGTATTTCCTCAGATTGCAAGTAAGAAATATGGTGCTGATCATTTGGATTTAGCGAATCCTGCAACTGAAAAAATTGTTGACAATATTTTCAAGGAATACATTAGCGGTGCTAATCCTGTATTTGTAGGGCCTTATGTACATATTGGTACAGATGAATATGCTAAAGCAGAGTCCGAAAGATTTAGAGCGTTTACTGATCATTTGATACATTTTGTTCAAGGGTATGGTAAACAAGTACGCGCTTGGGGTGCTTTGACGCATGCGACTGGCACAACACCCGTTATTTCAAAAGATGTGACATTGAATATTTGGTATAATGGTTATGCAGATCCAATTGAAATGAAAAGATTGGGCTATAAATTAATCAGTACACCTGATGGATTTGTATATATCGTGCCTGCCGCAGGTTATTATTATGATTATTTAGATTTGCCCTATTTGTACAAAAGTTGGACACCTTTAAACGTAGGAAATGTAAAATTTGAACAAGGAGATACTTCATTAGTTGGCGGTTCTTTCGCCGTTTGGAATGATATTGTAGGCAATGGTATTACCGCGATGGATGTACATAATCGTGTTTTTCCAGCTTTACAAGTATTGGCTGAAAAAATGTGGTCCAATGTTACCGATACCAACAATTATAATCAATTTGCAAAAGATGCATTTGGCTTGTCTGATGGAAAACGCTTACCTCTTTATAGTTATCCTTTGCCATTGGGTGCGGATTCTATTCAGTTGAGAAGGCAGATTTGGAATCCGACGACTAAAGGTGTTGTAATTGATCGTAAAAGAAGAGAAGTAAATACGAGTATAGAACATTTGGGATTTCAATATTGTGTTGCATTTGATATAAAAGCAGGAAATGTAAAAGTCAATACGCCTTTATTTTCTGATGATACCTGGCGCACTGAACTATACTTGCTACCTAATAGAAAAATTGCATTTAAACGTGAAAATTATATAGATACTTTTGACTATAATTTACCAGAAGAGAAAAATATTCGCCTAACTTTTTCCGGTACAAATAACAAAGTGACCTTGAAGGCAGATGGAGAACTTGTCTCAACGTTGCATGGATATAGTATCCCCAAGAATGCAAAAGACACCATGTTTTATGTACAGACATTATCATTCCCATTGAAAAAAATCGGGGATAAAAAGACTCCACTAAATGGATCTATATCTAATCTAAGCATTACGGTGTTTAGAAATCCGAAAGAAGAATAA
- the rny gene encoding ribonuclease Y, whose protein sequence is MITTVIAVVCVIVGIFLGKVIFAKNTSKQIEEAQQQAQLIVKEGKIEADAYKKERELEAKEKYVQLKSEYDKDVNNRNRKISEGENRIKQKEANIGQKESALEKQVKENQTLKSELENQIEIVNKKKGELEKHQEEHIRRLEKVANLTAEEAKAELVENLKHEAQTQALTLQQEIIEDAKQKASKEARKIIIQSIQRTAAEQTIENTVTVFNLETDEIKGQIIGREGRNIRAIEAATGVDLIVDDTPEAIVLSSFDPLRREIARLSLTRLVADGRIHPARIEEVVDKTRKQLEEQIAEIGERTVMELGIHGLHKELIRIVGKMRFRSSYGQNLLMHSRETANLCGIMAAELGLNPKLAKRAGLLHDIGKVPDEETELSHALLGAKLAEKYGENPAVVNAIGAHHDEMEMQYVISPIVQACDAISGARPGARREMMQQYIQRIKDLENLAQAYNGVEKAYAIQAGRELRVIVEAEKVSDGDSDKLSFEIAQKIQTEMTYPGQIKVTVIREKRAVNVAR, encoded by the coding sequence ATGATCACAACAGTAATCGCTGTTGTATGTGTTATAGTTGGAATATTTTTAGGTAAAGTAATATTTGCAAAAAATACATCCAAACAGATTGAGGAGGCACAACAACAAGCGCAATTAATCGTAAAAGAAGGCAAAATAGAGGCCGATGCTTATAAAAAAGAGAGAGAATTAGAAGCGAAAGAAAAATATGTACAACTTAAGTCAGAATATGACAAAGATGTAAATAACAGAAATAGAAAAATCAGCGAAGGCGAAAATAGAATTAAGCAAAAAGAAGCCAATATAGGACAGAAGGAATCTGCTCTTGAAAAACAAGTAAAAGAAAATCAAACTTTGAAATCTGAATTAGAAAATCAGATTGAAATTGTCAATAAGAAAAAAGGGGAATTAGAAAAACATCAAGAAGAACATATTCGTCGCCTAGAAAAAGTTGCGAATTTGACTGCTGAAGAAGCAAAAGCGGAATTGGTAGAAAACTTGAAACATGAAGCACAAACACAAGCGTTGACGCTTCAACAAGAAATTATCGAAGACGCAAAACAAAAAGCGAGCAAAGAAGCACGCAAAATCATTATCCAATCTATCCAACGTACTGCTGCTGAGCAGACAATTGAAAATACTGTAACCGTTTTCAATTTGGAAACAGATGAAATTAAAGGTCAGATCATCGGTCGTGAAGGTCGTAATATACGTGCGATTGAGGCAGCAACAGGTGTTGACTTGATCGTTGATGATACTCCGGAAGCCATTGTATTGTCTTCTTTCGATCCATTGAGAAGAGAAATAGCCCGTTTGTCTTTGACGCGTTTGGTCGCTGACGGACGTATTCACCCAGCTCGTATTGAGGAAGTGGTAGACAAAACACGCAAACAATTAGAAGAACAAATTGCAGAAATCGGTGAACGTACCGTAATGGAATTGGGAATTCATGGTTTGCATAAAGAATTGATTCGTATCGTAGGTAAAATGCGTTTCCGTTCTTCCTATGGTCAGAACTTATTGATGCACAGCCGTGAAACAGCCAACCTTTGTGGTATCATGGCGGCAGAATTAGGATTGAATCCAAAATTGGCAAAACGTGCTGGTTTGCTACATGATATTGGTAAAGTTCCTGATGAAGAAACGGAATTAAGTCACGCATTGTTAGGGGCAAAATTGGCGGAAAAATATGGTGAAAATCCTGCGGTAGTGAATGCTATTGGAGCACACCATGATGAAATGGAAATGCAATATGTAATCTCTCCAATAGTTCAAGCTTGTGATGCCATCAGTGGTGCGCGTCCTGGTGCAAGACGTGAGATGATGCAACAATATATCCAACGTATCAAAGATTTGGAAAATTTGGCGCAAGCATATAATGGTGTTGAAAAAGCGTATGCGATTCAAGCGGGTCGTGAGTTGCGTGTAATCGTAGAAGCGGAAAAAGTTTCTGATGGTGATAGCGACAAACTAAGTTTTGAAATTGCACAAAAAATTCAAACTGAAATGACTTATCCTGGTCAGATTAAAGTAACTGTAATCCGTGAAAAACGTGCAGTGAATGTAGCAAGATAG